A window of Calditrichota bacterium genomic DNA:
GACGAGAATTGCCTGCAAAAAGTTCGCAGGAAAGACAATTTTTCTCAAGCCAATTTTATTATTGATTATTAGCTTAAGTTATTTTATATTCTGTTTGGAGTTTGAATTATTTGGAATTGGAATTTGTTCGGAGCTTGGGTCTTGTTATTGTGGATTTTTTCAGAATTGTTGTACTTGCCACTTGAACCTACAAAACATTAAAAATAGGAAAAATTATGTCATCAAAAAAAATCCGTGTCGGTTTGCTTTTCGGGGGGAAATCCGCAGAACACGAAGTTTCCATCCAGTCAGCGCGCAATGTTTATCTGGCGATTGACAAAAATAAATATGATGTGGTACTGATCGGTATCGACAAGCAGGGACGTTGGTACCGCGACGTGGCAGAGCGATTTTTGCTGCACGCAGACAGGCCGGACATAGCTTACGAACCGAATCCAAGCGAGGAAATTGCACTCATCCCCGGTGAAGACAAACAACAATTTGTCAAAATTTCCGACCCAACCACGCGCCTCGAGCTGGACGTTGTTTTTCCGGTTTTGCACGGAACTTGCGGCGAAGACGGCACTGTTCAGGGAGTCCTCAAATTGCTGAATCTCCCCTTTGTCGGCGCCGGCGTATTGGGTTCCGCCGTGGGCATGGACAAAGATGTGATGAAACGCTTGCTCAGAGATGCGCTCATTCCCACGCCGGAATTTCTTGTCTTTCGCGATTTTCAAAAAGAGTCGATCAATTTCCATCAGATCGAAAAAGCGCTGGGCTCTCCCTGTTACGTCAAACCGGCAAATCTGGGCTCGTCCGTAGGAATTCATCGCGTCACCAGTGCGTCGGAACTAAAAACTGCTGTCGCGGACGCATTTCAATACGACACGAAAATTCTCATCGAAGAAGCCGTCGAAGGGCGGGAAATTGAGTGCTCGGTGCTGGGCAATGAATTTCCCGAAGCGTCCGTGCCCGGAGAAATCCTCACTAATCGGGAAAAACATCAATTTNNNNNNNNNNNNNNNNNNNNNNNNNNNNNNNNNNNNNNNNNNNNNNNNNNNTGCTGCGCATTCCGGCGGAGCTGAAACCGGAAGTCGCCGAAAAAATTCGCGCGCTCGCCGTGAAATCCTACCGCGCGATTTGCTGCGAAGGCATGGCGCGCGTTGATTTTTTCCTGCGGGACGAGACAGAAATTTACGTCAATGAACTGAACACCATTCCCGGGTTCACGCAAATCAGCATGTATCCCAAACTATGGGAAGCGAACGGAATTTCCTACGCCGACTTAATCGACAGATTGATTCAGTTGGCGATTCAGCGGAGTGAGAAAGAGAGGAGGTTAAAGACTTCGGTGTGATAGAACGCGGATGGACACGGATCGGACGGATTTTCGCGGATATTAAATGTGCTCCACCTTTTAGGTGGGGTACATTTTGAAAAACCATTCTTTTTTTTAAGGCTGCTGTTGCAAAATTTGCAAAAAAAGAAGGAGACTAAAATGCCACATTTACCTGACTTTGAAAAAGCAGAACTTTCACGCTTGCAGGAAGAAATCCAGCGGGATCGAGATTTGCAATTCCGAGTATTTTGGCAGGCGGTGACAGTTACTGCTGTGCTATTCTCATTGTCTGTGAGTGTTATGAAATCAGATTTGGTTATCAGTTTCCCGTTTATTTTCTTGGTTCCGCATCTGATCCTCATTCCTAGCACTGCGATCATCCTGAACCGCGCGCGCACCGGCAACCGAAAAAATGCGTACCTTTTGACCAGATTTGATGAATTTGCTACCATTGCTAATTGGGAAAAAGATTTAGCCCTGTTGAGAAATTTTAACCCCGACAACGAAGAAACACTACCCCAAAAATCGAACTCTGCAACAACCAGAACTCACCGCGCTGCTACGTTAAAAAGTATGATTCTCACGATAACATTGCTCGAGATATTTAGCTTGCTTACTTTCGGTTCATTCGCATTTACATATATCATGTTTCATAATGATTTATATTCCCAACTTTTGCCCTACGGTTGCTTCATTTACACTGCAATCTATTTCACGTTGGTAGCAAAGAGACTGCGTTCGTATTTTTGTACAAAATACGAAACAAGCATTCAAGGATACGCCAATGTATGGGCTAAGGTATTAGGAATTGACAAATCAAAAATTGATAATTTTCCCCAATGGGAAATTGAAAATTGGAAAGAAATTCGAAATGAAGAATTGTCCTCTCATTCGCAAAAATCTTTTCTGAAAATAAATTGGAGTTGGTTCATCTGGGTTTTTCTTTTTCAGACTCATAAAAAAAACCACTCGCAACGCGTACCACCAAGTTGGTTGAGACCCATTATCTTTTCGGCATGGTTTATGGCTGTTTTTGTTGGACTCTTTTATGCAACTGAAGTCCATGAAATCATCCGGAAAATATTAAAGATGTGAATATATTGCGAACAAATTCTGTGTGTTTGCCAAACGAGATATGTTTGAGCCAATACAAGCAGCCTTCAATTTATCCGCAAACATTATGAAAGTCTGCGCGAATCCGCCTAATCCGTGGAATCCGCGTTCTATTTTGCAGTTAAAAAAATGAAAATCTACCACAGCTACAACAATTATCTCAGAACCCGTTTCGGCAAGCGGGTGCTAAAAATTCCTTTGCACGCCGGATTCACATGTCCGAATATCGACGGCACGCGTTCCCGCGGCGGGTGTGTGTATTTATTGCGACAATGTGGCTTTTAGTCCGGTGGCGGCTTCCACAGAGCCGGTGATGGTGCAACTGGAAAAAGGAATTGCGCGCGGCAGGAAAAGATTCGATGCTTTCATTGGTTATTTTCAGTCATTTTCCAACACTCACGCGCCAGTGGAAATCCTGCGTGAAAAATACGAGCCCGTCATTGCCCATCCCGATGTCATCGGCATTGCTATTGGCACCAGGCCTGATTGTTTTTCTTCGGAGATTTACGACTATCTCGCTGATGTCAATCGCCGCACTTATTTGAGTGTAGAATTGGGAATTCAGACGATACACAATGACACCCTGCGTAAAATAAATCGCAGCCATTCTTTCGAAGAGAGCCTTGCTACAATTCACGAATTAGCCGACCGAAATATCGAAGTCGTGGTCCACGTTATGCTTGGTCTGCCCGGCGAAACGCACGCGATGATGATGGAAACAGCGGAAAAAATTGCGCAGTTGCCGGTTCAAGGAATTAAGATTCACCAGCTCATGGTTATCAGAGGCACGGTGCTGGAAAAACAATATTTTTCAAAAAGGAAATTAAAAGTATTGGAACTGGAGGAATACGCCGAATTAGTAGGAGAATTTTTAATCCGTCTGCGACCCGATCAAATCATTCATCGCCTGATGGCGGATTCGAGATTTGAAACCGGGCTCGTGGCGCCAGAGTGGTCTGCTGACAAGCGGAGTTCTCTTGTTTTCATTCAGAATTATCTTGACAAAAATCAACTTTACCAGGGGAAATATTTCAAAAAATAAAAAATCAACGCAACTTTTTTGTATGTCTTCACGTCTTATGGTAAAACCCGCGATACTGTTTTTAACGCCATTCGAAATTCCATTTGCAAACAAAATAAAATCATATCCTATCATCTAAAAAAGGAGCTTTCCCATGAAACGTATGCTGTTGTTGCTCGTTTTGATTTGCACGCCTTTTATTTTGTTCGGTCAAGAAGCGGATTCAACCTTGCAAAAAGCAGCGCCAAAAGTGTTCATCGACTGCCAGTGGTGCGACCTGGACTATATTCGCACGGAAATCAACTATGTCAATTACGTTTATGACCGAAAAAATGCAGACATCCACATCATGATCACCAGTCAGGCCACAGCAAGCGGGGGAACGGAATATACCTTGACCTACATCGGGCTCAATAATTTTTCCACTAAAAATGACACAATTGTTTTCGCAACAAATCAGGACGACACGCAGGACAACGTACGCGCAAAAATGGTGAAATTTCTGAAAATCGGACTGGTTCAATACATCGCGCAAACGCCGCTGGTAAAAAATATGACAGTGTCTTACAACAAACCCTCGGGCGCAATGGTCAAAGAAGATCAGTGGAACAATTGGGTTTTTCGCATGAGCATCAACGGCTGGTTTAACGGAGAAAAATCATCCCGCAATCACAATATCTACGGCCGCATTTCAGCGAATCGCATCACTGAGGACTGGAAAATCAGACTTTCGCTGAACGCCAGCACCAATGAGAATAAATACAACTACGGCGATGTCTGGTACAAAACCACGCGCAAAAACAAAAGTTTTTCCGGATTGGTCGTGCGCAGTCTGACTGACCACTGGTCTGTCGGCGCTTCGGCCGATGCAAATCAGTCCTCTTTTATGAATATCAAAGCCGCCTACTCTGTGGCTCCGGCGATTGAATTCAACATTTTTCCCTACTCGGAATCAACGCGACGCGAGCTTCGCATTTTGTACCGGGTGAATGCAGAACACGTTCTGTACGACGAAGAAACAATCTATTTCAAGACCAAAGATAATCTTTTCAATGAAAGTTTGAGTGTCTCTTTGAATTTCAAACAACCCTGGGGCAACGTGGGCATCGACCTTTCCGGTTCGCATTACTTTCAGGATTTTTCCAAAAATCACTTTAGCATTAATACCGATTTATCGGTTCGTCTTTTTCGGGGCTTTTCCATCAATCTTTTCGGCGGTTTTTCTCGCATTCACGACCAGCTTCATTTGCGCGCCGCGGGCCTGAGCAAGGAAGATGTGCTGCTGCAGCGATATGCATTGGAAACAAGCTACAATTATTGGGGCTCAATCGGCATAGAATACACATTCGGGTCTATTTTTAATAATATCGTCAATTCACGCTTTGGCGGAAGCGGAGGCAGTCGGATTATTATTATGAATTAGACAGCTAATGGCATATTTTTCCCTGTTCCCTTTCAAAGGTTTTAAGCCTCTGAAAGGGAGCATGAGATTGAACGGGAATATAGCTCCGACTTCAGCGAAAATCATATCCAAAATTGGATTGCGTTGTTTCTGATTAATCGAAATTAAACTTTCCCCTGAAAATTTCCTACGTGCTTCTCTCTGGCGCCAAATTTTTAAATAAAATCATTGCATTAATCCTCGAAATGAATTATCTTTAACATCAATCTTTGCAATCTGTTCTCCTCAATTTTGTTCTTCATTTCAAGTGAACTTTTCCGGAAACATTTCCGGCTAATCCAACAGACTAATGAATGACCGAATCGAAAAGGAATGGGAGTGAGTATGAATTGCTTCAAGAAAATTTTGACAATGACCGCGCTGACGACGTTGCTCATTGTTCCGAATTTTGTCCATGCGGGAGATTCCAAAATTTACGTTGCTACGCTTTCCACCGGATATTATCACACCGGAATGGCAATCCCGCTTTCTGCACTTTTCTACAAAAACGTGGACAATGACACAGTCTGGCAGTACATGGGCCGACCCAACAATCGCATTTTCAAATTTGACCTTCACCGAAAATCTAACGGCAAATTTATCGCA
This region includes:
- a CDS encoding TIGR01212 family radical SAM protein (This family includes YhcC from E. coli K-12, an uncharacterized radical SAM protein.); translation: MAFSPVAASTEPVMVQLEKGIARGRKRFDAFIGYFQSFSNTHAPVEILREKYEPVIAHPDVIGIAIGTRPDCFSSEIYDYLADVNRRTYLSVELGIQTIHNDTLRKINRSHSFEESLATIHELADRNIEVVVHVMLGLPGETHAMMMETAEKIAQLPVQGIKIHQLMVIRGTVLEKQYFSKRKLKVLELEEYAELVGEFLIRLRPDQIIHRLMADSRFETGLVAPEWSADKRSSLVFIQNYLDKNQLYQGKYFKK